Proteins found in one Alteromonas macleodii genomic segment:
- a CDS encoding EAL and HDOD domain-containing protein produces MFAYVARQPIFDVNREVYAYELLFRVGEENCFPDIPPDEATSKILTSTHLSLGIEEITGDKKAFINFHRDTLMFRFPTSLDADKVVIEIVETVEVDDALVAACKHIRGLGYPIALDDYDMKGKWEAFIPFTSVVKIDITEISHDKIPALVARFKANRIKLVAEKIETYEEFHKFKEMGFDYFQGYFLAKPEIVRHRKLGPSSLTMMELLTLSSQPKLNFDDVNKIIERDPSLTYLLLRFINNPMVNKRHKITSLKHALTFMGEVEVKKFISLLALANLSDGQPTELMQMALVRAKFCELVFTQLETSDNTLKGFLTGLLSLLDAMMEQRIDDLVSKVPISDDVKGALCGTPGMLRNCLTLVQYFERAKWAGVKQFATKYEMKQSQLHSYYNEAIKWAKHIHNAALKDD; encoded by the coding sequence ATGTTTGCTTACGTCGCTAGACAACCCATATTTGATGTAAATCGAGAGGTTTACGCTTACGAACTGCTTTTTCGCGTGGGCGAGGAAAATTGCTTTCCAGATATCCCTCCCGATGAAGCTACCTCGAAAATTCTCACTTCTACTCACTTAAGCTTAGGCATTGAAGAAATTACCGGTGACAAAAAAGCGTTCATCAATTTTCATCGAGATACGCTAATGTTTCGCTTTCCCACGTCGTTAGATGCTGACAAAGTTGTAATCGAAATCGTCGAAACGGTAGAGGTAGATGACGCCTTAGTTGCAGCGTGTAAACATATCCGAGGATTGGGTTACCCGATTGCGCTAGATGATTATGACATGAAGGGAAAATGGGAAGCCTTCATTCCATTCACCAGTGTGGTGAAAATTGATATCACCGAAATTTCTCACGATAAAATCCCCGCCTTGGTAGCGCGTTTCAAAGCAAACAGAATCAAACTAGTGGCCGAAAAGATTGAAACCTATGAAGAATTCCATAAGTTCAAAGAAATGGGGTTTGATTATTTTCAAGGCTATTTTCTTGCTAAGCCGGAAATCGTTAGGCATAGGAAGTTGGGGCCAAGCAGCTTAACTATGATGGAGCTGCTCACCTTAAGCAGCCAACCTAAGCTTAATTTCGATGACGTGAATAAGATTATTGAAAGAGATCCATCGCTTACCTACCTGCTGCTGCGCTTTATCAATAACCCGATGGTAAATAAGCGCCATAAGATAACGTCACTTAAGCATGCGCTAACCTTTATGGGTGAAGTAGAAGTGAAGAAATTTATATCTTTACTCGCTCTTGCCAACTTAAGCGATGGTCAACCCACCGAATTGATGCAGATGGCACTGGTTCGTGCGAAATTTTGTGAGTTAGTGTTTACCCAACTCGAGACGTCTGACAATACGCTGAAAGGCTTCCTTACTGGACTATTGTCTTTGCTTGACGCCATGATGGAGCAACGTATTGATGATCTGGTAAGCAAGGTACCAATCAGTGATGATGTTAAGGGCGCGCTTTGCGGTACTCCCGGTATGCTGCGTAATTGCTTGACGCTTGTTCAATATTTTGAACGAGCTAAGTGGGCTGGAGTTAAGCAATTTGCGACAAAATATGAAATGAAACAAAGCCAATTACACAGCTACTACAATGAAGCAATAAAGTGGGCAAAACACATTCATAACGCGGCATTGAAAGATGATTAA
- a CDS encoding EAL and HDOD domain-containing protein yields MFAFIARQPILDKSKNVFAYELLFRDGKSGAYPEHSDQKAKYISEHFHPLGLDDISGEKTSFITFSSDTIISRFPTSLNPESVVVELADPTDNANGLYEACQHIKQLGFKLAIDDPMMVGATHDVFPLIDIVKVDVTKTRFETIEKHIPRYHDANVKLVAEQVDTQDNFATCVDLGFDFFQGYFFSQPEARILKQLPASKMNIVDLMGESSSTSFDVERISQIIERDATLSFLLLKFINNPTINKRYKITSLKHALNYMGEVEIKKFIALLSLTNLGDEKPLEIIHMSLVRAKFFDLLAERRGIKNNPPISFLVGLFSLLEGLLDQSMTDIVKQLPLSEEVNDALLGKNLEMNNYMTLVRAFESALWMNVIKQAKLLNIDQKQLHMLYNQAITWGNGVRSAISAHYPRATA; encoded by the coding sequence ATGTTTGCGTTCATAGCTCGCCAGCCTATTTTAGACAAAAGCAAAAACGTATTTGCCTATGAACTCTTGTTCAGGGATGGTAAGTCTGGCGCATACCCAGAACACAGCGACCAAAAAGCTAAGTATATTTCTGAACATTTTCATCCGCTAGGGCTTGACGATATAAGCGGTGAGAAAACATCCTTTATCACATTCTCATCTGATACCATTATTTCGCGCTTTCCAACTTCGCTCAATCCAGAGTCGGTCGTTGTTGAACTTGCCGACCCTACCGATAACGCGAACGGTCTGTATGAAGCTTGTCAGCACATCAAACAGCTTGGCTTTAAGCTCGCCATCGACGACCCTATGATGGTAGGCGCAACCCATGATGTCTTCCCTCTTATCGACATAGTAAAAGTAGACGTCACTAAAACTCGCTTTGAAACCATCGAAAAGCACATCCCCCGCTATCATGATGCTAACGTGAAACTTGTTGCTGAGCAGGTTGATACCCAAGATAACTTCGCTACTTGTGTAGACTTAGGCTTCGACTTCTTCCAAGGCTATTTCTTTTCACAGCCTGAAGCGCGCATACTTAAGCAGCTTCCAGCCTCTAAAATGAATATCGTAGATTTGATGGGAGAGAGTTCAAGTACTAGCTTTGATGTTGAGCGCATTAGCCAAATTATTGAACGCGACGCCACGCTTAGTTTCTTATTGCTAAAGTTTATTAATAACCCAACCATCAATAAGCGTTACAAAATTACTTCGTTGAAGCATGCCCTAAATTACATGGGTGAAGTTGAAATTAAGAAATTCATCGCGTTATTAAGTTTGACTAATTTAGGCGATGAAAAGCCCTTAGAAATCATTCATATGTCACTCGTACGCGCCAAGTTTTTTGATTTACTGGCCGAGCGCAGGGGCATTAAAAATAACCCGCCGATATCTTTCTTAGTTGGGCTATTTTCGTTACTTGAAGGTTTACTCGACCAGTCTATGACTGACATTGTTAAACAGCTTCCGCTGTCTGAAGAGGTGAACGACGCCTTGTTGGGCAAAAACCTAGAAATGAACAACTACATGACGTTAGTTCGCGCCTTTGAGAGTGCTCTTTGGATGAACGTGATCAAGCAAGCAAAGTTGCTGAACATTGATCAAAAGCAACTACATATGCTGTACAACCAAGCTATTACGTGGGGCAACGGTGTACGCAGTGCTATTTCTGCACACTACCCGCGCGCTACTGCTTAA
- the ftsX gene encoding permease-like cell division protein FtsX encodes MSILFKGRAQGASAAKVGMVQTIVMFFVSHVRQALSSLGELWRQPLASLMTIGVLGLSITLPSTLYIMVKNTEKITAGWDQASEISLFLKPNINAASSQQLVARLNTWSEIDSVVYIPADDALKEFQHLSGLGDAIAYLEKNPLPDVVLVTPGEKHASPTAAKALLDKLRQQREVDIGKLDIEWLERLYAVIDIARDLVTLIGLLLFIAVVLIIGNTIRLNILNKYDEIVVMKLVGATDAFIHRPFLYTGFWYGLLGGLMAWFAVIIILWWMDSSITTFAAMYQKDFNITGLTGSALLTMLGLSVLLGLLGSLISVQRHVKEIEPK; translated from the coding sequence TTGAGTATTTTATTTAAAGGTCGCGCCCAAGGCGCATCTGCAGCAAAAGTGGGCATGGTACAAACTATCGTCATGTTCTTTGTTAGCCATGTGCGACAAGCCTTGTCTAGCCTTGGTGAGCTTTGGCGACAGCCCTTAGCCTCGTTAATGACAATTGGCGTACTGGGTTTGAGCATAACCTTGCCAAGCACCCTTTATATCATGGTAAAAAACACTGAGAAAATTACCGCGGGCTGGGACCAGGCATCAGAAATTTCTCTTTTTCTAAAGCCTAATATCAATGCTGCAAGCTCACAACAGCTAGTCGCCAGACTGAATACCTGGTCGGAAATAGACAGTGTGGTTTACATTCCTGCCGATGACGCACTTAAGGAATTTCAGCACTTATCTGGGTTAGGCGATGCTATCGCGTATCTGGAGAAAAATCCGCTGCCGGATGTTGTACTGGTTACGCCTGGTGAAAAACATGCATCACCTACTGCTGCTAAAGCGCTGTTAGACAAGCTGCGCCAGCAGCGAGAAGTAGACATTGGCAAGCTCGATATTGAGTGGTTAGAGCGCTTGTACGCAGTTATTGATATCGCAAGAGACTTAGTTACTTTAATTGGGTTGCTCTTGTTTATCGCTGTGGTGCTCATTATTGGTAACACTATCCGACTGAACATACTCAACAAATACGATGAAATTGTAGTAATGAAGCTGGTGGGAGCTACCGATGCGTTTATTCACCGCCCTTTTTTATACACGGGTTTTTGGTATGGCTTACTAGGCGGATTAATGGCGTGGTTTGCCGTAATTATTATTTTGTGGTGGATGGATAGCAGCATAACCACATTTGCTGCCATGTATCAGAAAGATTTTAATATTACTGGGCTGACCGGTTCAGCGTTGCTAACCATGCTAGGGCTTTCAGTACTATTAGGCTTGCTCGGTTCCCTTATCTCAGTGCAACGTCACGTCAAAGAGATTGAGCCCAAATAA
- the ftsE gene encoding cell division ATP-binding protein FtsE, translating to MIKFEQVSKTYPGGQRALSKVNFHIAPGEMAFLTGHSGAGKSTLLKLISLMERPTVGRVLINGHDLNTITRRDIAYIRRDIGMIFQSHQLLMDKSVFDNVALPLVIEGYTHKEIRKRVDAALEMVGLRDKARCLPITLSGGEQQRVGIARAVVNKPPLLLADEPTGNLDPKLSMEIIRLFEDFNQAGVSVLIATHDLGLIARMRYRTLTLKNGQMITDGLTDDMGGTGSGNGEGEWS from the coding sequence ATGATAAAGTTTGAGCAGGTAAGCAAAACCTATCCAGGCGGGCAACGTGCGCTTAGTAAGGTGAATTTTCATATTGCCCCGGGTGAAATGGCCTTTTTAACAGGGCACTCGGGTGCAGGAAAAAGTACACTACTTAAACTTATCAGCCTAATGGAGCGCCCTACAGTAGGGCGCGTTCTTATTAATGGTCACGACCTTAACACCATTACCCGTCGAGATATTGCCTACATTCGCCGCGATATTGGTATGATCTTTCAAAGTCATCAGCTGTTAATGGATAAATCAGTTTTTGACAACGTCGCTTTGCCGCTAGTAATTGAAGGGTATACGCACAAAGAAATTCGCAAACGTGTAGATGCCGCCCTCGAAATGGTAGGGCTTAGAGACAAAGCCCGCTGCTTGCCCATTACGTTATCTGGAGGTGAGCAACAACGGGTGGGTATCGCGCGAGCAGTGGTAAATAAACCTCCTTTACTGCTAGCCGATGAGCCAACCGGTAACCTCGACCCTAAACTTTCAATGGAAATTATCCGCTTGTTCGAAGATTTTAACCAAGCGGGAGTATCCGTGCTGATTGCGACTCACGACTTAGGGTTAATTGCTCGTATGCGCTATCGCACGCTCACTCTTAAAAACGGGCAAATGATTACTGATGGCCTAACCGACGATATGGGTGGCACAGGTTCAGGTAATGGCGAAGGAGAGTGGTCTTGA
- the ftsY gene encoding signal recognition particle-docking protein FtsY, which yields MSKLFGWFSKNKKAEKQKAQAEEEARLKAEAEAQAKAQAEEEARAKAEAEAQAKAKAEEEARAKAEAEAQAKAQAEEEARVKAEAEAQAKAQAEEEARAKAEAEAQAKAKAEEEARAKAEAEAQAKAQAEEEARLKAEAEAQAKAQAEEEARAKAEAEAQAKAQAEEEARAKAEAEAQAKAQAEEEARLKAEAEAQAKAQAEEEARAKAEAEAQAKAQAEEKPKEKKSLFARLKASLSRTKENLGSGIVSLFKGKTIDDELYEDLETQLLVADVGMDTTQKIIDHLTDSASRKDLKDAEALLEIMKQQMSGMLSEVNQPLSKVMKAHDSSEGPFVILMVGVNGVGKTTTIGKLAKQFQQEGKKVMLAAGDTFRAAAVEQLQVWGERNDIPVIAQHTGADSASVLYDALEAAKSRGTDILIADTAGRLQNKNNLMEELKKVVRVMKKINPNAPHEVMLTLDAGTGQNAISQAKLFNEAVGLTGITLTKLDGTAKGGVIFSIADKFKIPIRYIGVGESIDDLRQFDGQEFIDALFSEMDTPES from the coding sequence ATGTCGAAACTTTTTGGCTGGTTCAGTAAGAACAAGAAAGCAGAGAAACAAAAAGCCCAAGCGGAAGAAGAAGCTCGCTTAAAGGCAGAAGCCGAAGCACAGGCTAAAGCGCAAGCGGAAGAAGAGGCTCGCGCAAAGGCAGAAGCTGAAGCACAGGCGAAGGCTAAAGCGGAAGAAGAAGCTCGCGCAAAGGCGGAAGCTGAAGCACAGGCGAAAGCGCAAGCGGAAGAAGAGGCTCGCGTAAAGGCAGAAGCTGAAGCACAGGCGAAAGCCCAAGCGGAAGAAGAAGCTCGCGCAAAGGCAGAAGCTGAAGCACAGGCGAAGGCTAAAGCGGAAGAAGAGGCCCGCGCAAAGGCAGAAGCTGAAGCACAGGCTAAAGCGCAAGCGGAAGAAGAAGCTCGCTTAAAAGCAGAAGCCGAAGCACAGGCGAAAGCCCAAGCGGAAGAAGAAGCTCGCGCAAAGGCGGAAGCCGAAGCACAGGCTAAAGCGCAAGCCGAAGAAGAGGCTCGCGCAAAGGCGGAAGCCGAAGCTCAGGCTAAAGCCCAAGCGGAAGAAGAGGCTCGCTTAAAGGCAGAAGCTGAAGCACAGGCTAAAGCCCAAGCGGAAGAGGAGGCTCGCGCAAAGGCAGAAGCCGAAGCACAGGCTAAAGCTCAAGCGGAAGAAAAGCCGAAAGAGAAAAAGTCGCTATTTGCACGCTTAAAAGCCAGCCTATCTCGCACAAAAGAGAATTTAGGCAGCGGTATCGTTAGCCTATTTAAAGGCAAAACCATTGACGACGAGCTGTACGAAGATCTTGAAACGCAGCTTTTAGTAGCTGACGTAGGTATGGATACCACACAGAAAATTATTGACCATTTGACTGACAGTGCTTCTCGTAAAGATTTGAAAGACGCGGAAGCTTTACTGGAAATCATGAAGCAACAAATGTCGGGTATGCTGTCTGAAGTTAACCAGCCGCTTTCGAAGGTTATGAAAGCGCACGATTCAAGTGAAGGCCCATTTGTTATTTTGATGGTAGGTGTTAACGGTGTTGGTAAAACCACCACTATTGGTAAACTTGCTAAGCAGTTTCAGCAAGAAGGTAAGAAAGTAATGCTTGCCGCCGGTGATACTTTTAGAGCTGCTGCCGTTGAACAGCTTCAAGTATGGGGCGAGCGCAACGACATTCCCGTTATCGCGCAACATACTGGTGCTGACAGTGCATCGGTACTTTATGATGCTCTAGAAGCGGCCAAATCGCGCGGCACTGATATTCTTATTGCTGACACCGCAGGGCGTTTGCAGAACAAGAACAACTTGATGGAAGAGCTAAAGAAAGTGGTTCGCGTTATGAAGAAGATCAACCCCAATGCGCCTCACGAAGTGATGCTTACATTAGACGCTGGTACCGGGCAAAACGCTATTAGCCAAGCTAAGTTGTTTAACGAAGCCGTGGGCTTAACGGGTATCACCCTTACCAAATTAGACGGTACAGCAAAAGGCGGTGTTATATTCTCTATTGCCGATAAGTTTAAAATTCCTATAAGGTATATAGGTGTTGGCGAAAGTATCGACGATTTACGCCAGTTCGACGGCCAAGAATTTATTGACGCCTTGTTTAGCGAAATGGACACACCTGAAAGCTAA
- the rsmD gene encoding 16S rRNA (guanine(966)-N(2))-methyltransferase RsmD, translated as MIPLSATMKRVSRPTRAPSSAKKPHSPKNGRAHRANSTGQIRIIGGQWRGRKLPVLNAEGLRPTTDRNKETLFNWLMPYVNDARCLDVFAGSGGLGLEALSRYAAHCDFIELDNQAVSQLESNLSLLKVNEVASANVYQGNALNILKGLNASTPTELPYDVVFVDPPFGKDLVAPALISLAENNLVQSGSVVYLEHESALTTPSLPTHWQVIKEKHTSALRYMLIEVS; from the coding sequence ATGATACCATTGTCGGCCACTATGAAGCGAGTTTCTCGCCCCACTCGGGCACCATCTTCTGCAAAAAAACCTCATTCACCAAAAAATGGTAGAGCCCACCGTGCAAATAGCACTGGGCAGATACGTATTATTGGTGGTCAATGGCGCGGTAGGAAGCTACCTGTATTAAACGCAGAAGGGTTAAGGCCTACTACCGACAGAAATAAAGAGACCTTATTTAACTGGCTAATGCCTTATGTTAACGACGCACGCTGTCTAGATGTATTTGCGGGCTCGGGTGGACTGGGTTTAGAAGCATTATCGCGCTATGCGGCACATTGCGATTTTATTGAATTAGATAATCAGGCTGTGTCACAGCTAGAAAGTAACCTTTCTTTACTTAAAGTAAATGAGGTTGCATCAGCCAACGTCTACCAAGGTAATGCGCTAAACATATTGAAGGGGCTAAACGCTTCAACGCCTACCGAATTACCTTACGATGTAGTATTTGTTGACCCGCCGTTCGGCAAAGATTTGGTAGCACCTGCGCTTATATCGCTTGCAGAGAATAACCTAGTGCAAAGCGGCAGTGTAGTTTACTTAGAGCATGAGAGTGCACTCACAACACCTTCTTTACCTACCCACTGGCAAGTTATTAAAGAAAAACACACCAGCGCACTGCGCTACATGTTAATAGAAGTGAGCTAA
- a CDS encoding YjaG family protein has product MAKQKLNTFGRVRALEGWKSVAFGAALLERMLPNYTLFCELTESGDANALRNCLNLVWETLKSPKSKFNIAVQLEKVEVATPDTSEHDNYGVYPAIDAAIGLAGLLNLIAGDDPQGAVVISKLSQGSVEAYLLESEEADDETVKAHPLMEFEVEVQNELLDYVEQAKYPAKAADEMKALALEAGISNIGLEL; this is encoded by the coding sequence ATGGCAAAGCAAAAACTTAATACCTTTGGGCGTGTTCGCGCCTTGGAAGGCTGGAAATCCGTTGCATTCGGCGCTGCGTTACTGGAGCGTATGCTGCCTAACTACACGCTTTTTTGTGAGCTGACAGAAAGTGGTGATGCGAATGCCTTACGCAACTGCTTAAACTTGGTCTGGGAAACACTTAAGTCTCCTAAAAGTAAATTTAATATCGCAGTGCAGCTTGAAAAAGTGGAAGTTGCCACCCCGGATACCAGCGAACACGATAACTATGGCGTGTACCCTGCTATTGATGCAGCTATCGGATTAGCTGGCCTACTTAATCTAATAGCCGGTGACGACCCCCAAGGTGCTGTGGTAATCAGCAAACTATCTCAAGGTAGCGTTGAAGCTTATTTATTAGAAAGCGAAGAAGCTGATGATGAGACCGTGAAAGCTCATCCACTTATGGAATTTGAAGTAGAGGTACAAAACGAACTGCTCGATTACGTTGAGCAGGCTAAGTACCCTGCAAAGGCAGCAGACGAAATGAAAGCTCTCGCGCTGGAAGCGGGTATCTCAAATATAGGTCTTGAACTTTAA
- a CDS encoding YhgN family NAAT transporter — MDTWSAAVMLFLIMDPLGNLPVFMSVLKSIEPKRRQFILIRELLFALGILFLFLFSGQSVLNFLNVEQETVSIAGGIILFLIALKMIFPSSGNPSGLAVGEEPFLVPLAIPMIAGPSTLAALILLANQAPDRMVDWSLALAASWSISAVILLFSNVFHKILGERGLVAMERLMGMILVMIAIQMLLDGVTKYFMHATGAL; from the coding sequence ATGGATACCTGGTCCGCTGCCGTCATGCTTTTCTTGATCATGGATCCGCTCGGTAATCTGCCGGTTTTTATGTCGGTGCTTAAATCCATTGAGCCTAAAAGACGTCAATTTATTCTTATACGAGAACTATTGTTTGCGCTTGGTATTTTATTCTTATTTCTGTTCAGCGGTCAGTCGGTTCTTAACTTTTTGAATGTAGAGCAAGAAACTGTAAGTATTGCCGGTGGTATCATTCTATTTCTTATCGCGCTTAAGATGATATTTCCGTCGTCCGGCAATCCAAGTGGACTTGCAGTGGGTGAAGAGCCTTTCTTGGTGCCTCTTGCTATCCCTATGATCGCAGGCCCCTCAACCTTAGCGGCGTTAATACTCCTTGCTAATCAAGCACCGGATAGAATGGTGGATTGGTCACTAGCGCTTGCTGCTTCCTGGTCGATTAGCGCCGTCATCTTATTATTTTCAAACGTGTTTCATAAAATTTTAGGGGAGCGCGGCCTAGTTGCGATGGAGCGATTAATGGGTATGATCCTCGTTATGATCGCTATCCAAATGTTGTTAGATGGCGTTACCAAATATTTCATGCATGCCACTGGAGCCCTTTAA
- a CDS encoding helix-turn-helix domain-containing protein — protein MSLMTVKEVAAFLGVQEVRVERLERESLLVSKDKDTDGNPLFDSGDVERYKKLAERLGGI, from the coding sequence ATGAGTTTGATGACGGTAAAAGAAGTGGCGGCATTTCTGGGTGTGCAAGAAGTACGCGTAGAGCGTCTAGAGCGCGAAAGCCTTTTAGTATCAAAAGACAAAGATACCGACGGTAACCCACTTTTTGATAGCGGTGACGTTGAGCGTTATAAGAAACTAGCTGAACGCTTGGGCGGGATCTAG
- the pepB gene encoding aminopeptidase PepB: MAEFTVSLSTNSAEAVWGESAKLSFTETGAVIHLPDDKLNERLIQQAARKLDGLGLPAVALKGDWHKEQQWAFALSFTRALKPASIQWADTADKAALEQEYAALLFTRQLVNETPEDLSPETLATRAAQWLKSLGGDKVSYSMTVGEDLKEQGWIGIYNVGRGSERPPAMLVLDYNPTGNEDAPVDAVLVGKGITFDSGGYSIKSSEGMLDMKCDMGGAATVTGALGLSISQGSEKRIQLILCCAENLISGHAYKLGDVLTYKNGVTVEVVNTDAEGRLVLADGLMAATETGAPLIIDAATLTGAAMVALGSDYHGVFSLDDNARDQMLKAAKAENERFWPLPLEDFHADRCPSAFADTANSRPMKGGGGGGASNAAGFLSRFVKAEGWVHLDLAAAYHGGATAEMPVGATAKGIRSIARMLKDFTA, from the coding sequence ATGGCAGAATTTACCGTAAGCCTTTCAACCAATAGTGCTGAAGCTGTATGGGGCGAAAGCGCTAAGCTTTCTTTCACTGAAACAGGCGCAGTTATTCACCTACCTGATGACAAGCTTAACGAGCGATTAATTCAGCAAGCAGCGAGAAAGTTAGATGGTCTAGGGTTGCCTGCCGTTGCGCTTAAGGGTGATTGGCATAAAGAGCAGCAGTGGGCCTTTGCACTTAGCTTTACACGTGCTCTTAAGCCTGCCTCTATCCAATGGGCGGATACGGCTGACAAAGCTGCGCTAGAGCAGGAGTATGCGGCATTATTATTTACTCGTCAGCTGGTAAACGAAACTCCTGAAGACCTTAGCCCTGAAACCCTCGCGACACGTGCTGCGCAGTGGCTTAAATCGCTGGGTGGAGACAAAGTCTCTTACTCAATGACAGTAGGTGAAGACCTTAAAGAGCAAGGCTGGATAGGTATTTATAACGTAGGTCGTGGTAGTGAACGCCCGCCTGCAATGCTAGTCCTTGATTACAATCCCACAGGCAACGAAGATGCCCCGGTCGATGCTGTGCTAGTAGGGAAAGGAATTACCTTCGACAGCGGCGGTTACAGCATTAAATCTAGCGAAGGTATGTTAGATATGAAGTGTGACATGGGGGGCGCGGCAACGGTAACTGGCGCGCTAGGCTTATCTATTTCTCAAGGCAGCGAAAAGCGTATCCAGCTAATATTGTGCTGTGCGGAAAACCTGATAAGTGGTCACGCTTATAAACTGGGCGATGTACTTACCTACAAAAATGGGGTAACCGTTGAAGTTGTTAACACTGATGCAGAAGGGCGTTTAGTACTGGCTGATGGTTTGATGGCCGCAACGGAAACTGGCGCACCGCTTATTATCGACGCAGCAACGTTAACGGGTGCGGCAATGGTTGCCTTGGGCTCTGATTATCATGGTGTATTCTCGCTAGATGATAATGCACGCGATCAAATGCTTAAAGCCGCAAAAGCAGAGAATGAACGCTTTTGGCCATTACCCCTTGAAGACTTTCACGCAGACCGTTGCCCTTCAGCGTTTGCTGACACGGCGAACAGCCGCCCGATGAAAGGTGGCGGTGGTGGCGGTGCGTCAAACGCTGCTGGCTTCTTATCGCGCTTTGTTAAAGCAGAAGGCTGGGTGCATTTAGATTTGGCTGCGGCCTATCACGGTGGTGCAACCGCTGAAATGCCAGTAGGTGCAACAGCAAAAGGCATTCGTTCAATTGCCAGAATGCTGAAAGATTTCACTGCATAA
- the sfsA gene encoding DNA/RNA nuclease SfsA: MKFSPSLLRGTLIKRYKRFLADVELDDGSIVTAHCPNTGAMTGCAEPGYTVFLSESTNPKRKLKYTWELAQTFDGHFIGINTHNANKLVAEALDNKVLGEFSDIGGWKAEVTPPTANSRFDFALTRENAQRHKLTEYMEVKSVTLAENDKGYFPDAVTQRGAKHCLELARLAQGGIKTSLLFCVQHTAIESVQVAKHIDPTYAESVQIAANAGVTVLAADCIIDEQKILLNQSLPVIL; this comes from the coding sequence ATGAAGTTTTCACCTTCGTTATTACGCGGCACCTTGATTAAAAGGTACAAGCGATTTCTTGCCGACGTTGAGCTAGACGACGGTTCAATCGTTACTGCTCATTGTCCAAATACTGGCGCAATGACCGGCTGCGCTGAACCGGGATATACGGTTTTTTTAAGTGAGTCGACGAACCCAAAGCGAAAGCTCAAGTATACATGGGAACTTGCCCAAACGTTTGATGGTCACTTCATCGGTATTAACACACACAATGCTAATAAGCTGGTGGCAGAAGCACTAGATAACAAGGTGCTAGGTGAATTTTCCGATATCGGCGGTTGGAAAGCAGAAGTAACACCACCAACTGCCAACAGCCGATTCGACTTCGCGTTAACCAGGGAAAACGCGCAGCGTCATAAACTTACAGAATACATGGAAGTAAAATCCGTCACTTTAGCGGAAAATGATAAAGGCTACTTTCCCGATGCGGTAACCCAGCGAGGTGCAAAACACTGCTTGGAACTGGCTCGCCTAGCGCAAGGCGGTATAAAGACCAGCTTGTTGTTCTGTGTGCAACATACCGCTATTGAAAGTGTTCAAGTTGCAAAGCATATTGATCCAACTTATGCCGAAAGCGTACAGATTGCCGCTAATGCAGGCGTAACTGTGCTTGCCGCAGACTGTATAATTGATGAACAAAAAATCCTATTAAATCAATCACTCCCTGTGATTTTATAA
- the dksA gene encoding RNA polymerase-binding protein DksA, protein MPTGKETKSLGLLALAGLQPYEPKADEEYMGEPQLEHFRLLLKAWRNQLREEVDRTVTHMKDEAANFPDPVDRAAQEEEFSLELRTRDRERKLIKKIEKTLKRIEEDDFGFCDSCGIEIGIRRLEARPTADLCIDCKTMAEIKEKQLQG, encoded by the coding sequence ATGCCAACAGGAAAAGAAACAAAATCCCTAGGACTATTAGCGCTGGCAGGTTTGCAGCCGTATGAGCCAAAAGCTGACGAAGAGTACATGGGCGAGCCCCAACTTGAGCACTTTCGTCTATTGCTTAAAGCGTGGCGCAATCAACTTCGTGAAGAGGTTGACCGTACGGTAACGCACATGAAGGATGAAGCAGCAAACTTCCCTGATCCTGTAGACCGTGCAGCTCAAGAAGAAGAGTTCAGCCTTGAGTTACGTACACGTGACCGTGAGCGTAAGCTAATAAAGAAAATTGAAAAAACGCTTAAGCGCATTGAAGAAGACGATTTCGGCTTCTGCGATTCTTGTGGTATCGAAATTGGTATCCGTCGCTTAGAAGCGCGTCCTACAGCTGATTTGTGTATCGACTGTAAGACCATGGCTGAAATCAAAGAAAAACAACTTCAAGGTTAA